CAAGCCAAAGGTCCATGAAGCTGAGCATCCCCTTTTGCCAGAGCGGCCAGCCCAGACACCTTTGAGAGGCCCACCAGCAGGGCATCAAGGCAACTGTGTTCCCCTGTGCTCTGCTATTCAGAGATAGACTCCCTCAGAACCTGGAGGTTCATCTTGCCACAAGATGAACCCTGCCACATCAGACCAGAAGAGTACCCAGTCAGACATCCCATAACCACCAGCCAGGTGCCACTGGGGACCCCACAAGCAGGGaattgaggcaaaaaaaaaaaaaaaaaaacaccctctacTGCTTCCCCTCCCAGCACTAGGTGTtcaaaggtagactgcctctgaatagGGAGGCTCTGCTCTTAGCTATCATGATGGATAGTCTCCTTTGTGAACTTttggtttgctttaaaaaaaaaataggctgCCTATGATAAACTGCCTCATCTCGGGTCAGGAAATCCCATAAGCTGGTACTGCTCTCCGAATGCAAAAGTCAACAGGGATGACAGATCGGACAAAATTAAATGGAaaacaccaccacaccacacGTTGGAAATactacaggaagctgcctttgaacgagtcataagaacataagaacatcagaacagccctgcttgatcaggctcaaggcccatctagtccagcagcctgtttcgcacagtggcccaccagatgccgctggaagcctacaggccggagttgagggcgtgccctctctcctgccattgctcccctgcaactggtactcagaggcacacccttgaggctggaggtggcccacagccctctgactagtagccattgatagacctctcctccatgaagtcatccaaacccctcttaaagccatccaggttgttggccgtcaccacatcctgtggcagagagttccacaagtggatcacgcgttgtgtgaaaaagtacttccgtttgttggtcctagacctcctggcaatcaatttcatggagtgacccctggttctagtgttgtgtgagaggggaaagaatttctctctctccactttctccacaccatgcatgatttgatagacctctatcatgtctccctgcagtcgtctttgttctaaactaaaaagccccaggtgctgtagccttgcctcataaggaaggtgctccaggcccctgatcatctgggttgctctcttctgtaccttctccagttcaacaatgtcctttttaagtcGCACCTTTGGTGCAGCTAATGCAGTCAggcctactctgaccggcagcatctttccagggcttcagacaagaccttcccagccctacctggagatgctgccaagggcgGGACCGGGGACCCTCTGCCTGCAAACCAGACCCTGtgccactgaactacggcccctgCTTCCTAATGCACACACACTCCTTACTGGATTTGAAAAGATAAGCCGCAGAAAGTCACACTCAAGTAACTGCTGGCAGCAACCGATGACCACATATCTTCCCACCAAACCCcagacaaaggctgcaatcctaggcacacttacttaggagtaagtcccattgaatgcaatggaagttacttctgagtaaacacagggggagtttttcttgtttttctttttcgattgtgagccctttggggacagggattcctCTTCCTtacgtatttattatttctctgtgtaaaccgccctgagccatttttggaagggcagtctagaagtcgaatgaatgaatgaatgagtgagtgagtgagtccaAAAGGTCCTTTCCCGTGACCGGTCCTCCTTTGTGCATCCATGCATCCAACCTCCCTAAGGCTTCATCTGGGCCCATATCCAGCTCTGCCTTGGAATGATGTGAAGCACAATCCGAGGGCTTCTGGGCACATGCAAAATACAGTCCCTGCACTACTGAATAACCACACCTCTTTACGCAGGTGGGATTGAAAAAGCAAGAAGCCGCAGCAAGGAGGCCCGGTCTCTGCTTCTTCACCGGCCATTAGTTAAGACATATATGGGGAACCTCCACCTTCAGGGACAGTCTATCTCTGAATACTTGCCTGCTTgtaggaaacaggaagctggactagaggCGTCCGCTCAAGATCTTTGCTTCTCTTTTTGAACTCTAGCATCTATGGTTTTGAGACATGGAGTTCTACATATTCTTGAAGGCCAGGGGGTGTGTTTGCAGATTgtgaacttctttttaaaaaaaccctagggGCATTTAACAACAGGTATGACCGCCGTCTGGAGAGGCAGCCAATGGTAGGTTTCTAGGTTCTGCACCCAGAAACACATTTCCACATCTTATGCATGCATTTAGGCTCTCCGGAATATCTGCCACCGGAAAGCCAAAAGACGGATACCTTGGGAGAAGAGGGAAAATGGATATTGCGCTGGTCCTCTTAACCAATACTTCTCTCCAGcccaaaaggaggagagctggtcttgtggaagcaagcatggattgtcccctttgctaagcagggcctgccctggtctgcatttgcaggggagaccacatgtaaggtatcccccttcagggatggggctgctctgggaattgcagaaggtcccacgtcccctccctggaagcatctcaagatagggctgagagaagcttggagaagctgctgccagtctaggtagacaatactgagctcgatggaccaagggtctgactcaggagaaggcagcttcctgttgttCCTAATGAATACTGCATTCCTACTCACAGAAGCTTGGGAGAAACCCTCACTGGAGCCCACTTCCAGGTAAACATGCACAAGATTGGACCGCAGAGCCTCGCCACTTCTCCAGTTCACTCCTTCTcacccttcctttctctctctttccagccGCTATTGAGGCTGGCTGTACACGCCTTGGGGGCAgacgcccccctccctccctccctccctccctccctcccttttactCTCGCTTTTATCACTCCCACGATGTCTCTTGATCGCACCAtagaaaaccaattttaaaccaATTGCATCTACAGTGTATTGCCATCGCTCTCTCTGTGCCAGTCCCAGATATTCCGTCCCACCCTCCTGACATTCGGTCACACCAAAGGGTGACCAAGAAACAGCCCAGGACCGGCTTGTGTGCCTTAGGGACCAACAGCTCTGCCCTTCCCAGCTAGGGGTCACAGGGCAGGAAACAGGTTGCCCCACAGAGCTGCCATGTGGCCCTAAGGTTCCgaggaccagaggagagctggtctggtggcagcaagcctgactggtccccttcgctaagcagggtctgccctggttgcatttgcatgggagacttgatgtgtgagcgctataagagattcccccttaggggatggagccgctctgggaagagcatctaggctccaagttccctccctggcagcagcatctcccagatagggctgcgagagattcctgcctgcaacctgggagaagccgctgccagtctgtgaagacaatcctgagctagatgcaccaatggtctgactccgtctatggcagcttcctctgttcctacggCCAGACTGCCATTCACCCCGACACTGAACGGCTTGGCCATCTCTAGTGGGGACATTCCTAAAGGACCTCTCTAATACTCCAGCAGCCTCCCTCCTACAGCCAGGCGTTCTGCTCACAGCAATAATCCATTCATTAGTAATTCGAGGAGAactgcccctttccccctccttcttttaACGACacctgcttccatcctcctcctgaATTTTCCACCCTTCTGATGTCACCAGCTGATGCCCTCTGAGGGGCCATCTGCTGATCGGGCGATATTTGCACCCCTGAGCTCCTGGACCCCGCAGATTCGCCTCCTCGCCCCCCTCCCCGTCCCGCCTGTCTCTGCTCCCTCCTAACAAGGAGAGTGACATTATTCAGGATCCTGCgacctcccctcacccccacttcTGCTTTCTAGGATCCCGCTTCCCGCCGCTCGATTCCCCCCAGGGGGCTTGCTGTTGCCTTTGCAATAGTTTGCCAGACCCCAAAAGGACTCTCTTGGCCCACGTCTCCCggctcccctctgctcttgaggTAGCTTTCGCACccacaaccgccccccccccccacccaaaaaaataTCTGGAAACGATCCATCCCTCGGTTTCCTTCCAATTCACCAGAGCAAATGTTATGCCAACCCCTGAACTCTCCAACGGGGTGGGGGCTTtaagactcccccccccgcccgcgtcTTGCCTGGCCGCCTCCCCGCTCATCTTCCTCCCGATCCCCGCAGAGAGCAGAGAAAGGCGACCGAGTTCCAAACCCAAACCGCAACAATCCCAAACTGGGCTCCTCGAGGCTGGTCAGTTTCTACCTGGCCAAGCTGCTCCAGGCTGGACCCCAAACGCCCTCTGCCCATCAGCTCCAAGGCGGGGCGGGGGTGCTGGtggatttctctccccccccgccccgccccgcgtGCCCCTCAATTTTCGTGTGGCAAGCCTCACCCCGCAACGAGCCCCGCTCCCCCTGCCAAGAATGCCTCCTCTGCGCCCATCCAGGcggggaggcggcgggggggggagctgggtCCAGGACCGCGGGGGGCAGGACACGGGGGGCAGCCACCTCTCGGCTCCTCGGGGCGTCTTCCAACCAGGGAAGCCCCTCCGACTTTTGTGCCGGCGCATCGGCCGGTGAGCCGCGCGGAGGGAATCGGCTGCTGCGCTCTGCGAGGCAGTTGGGCGCCTCCGAGGCGGCCACGAAGCCCGCCGGAGCGGCACCCGCCAGCCCGCCCTCCCGCGCGCCCCTACCTgcccgcgccgccgccgcccgctccGCGTCTGCTGGAATGCATGActcgtcccggcagcccagcccGGCGCAGGAAGCCTCCTCGCCtcgcctctcctctcctgctgctgccgctgcacaGACGTCCCCGGCGGCGGAGGGGGCGGTTTTTCAAAGGTGGGTGGGGGCGACCGACCGACCCACTCAGAGGGGGCTGAGCCCCATCAGCGGAGCATCCTCTgcaaagggggaggagggggccccGCAGCCAATCCTCGCTAGCAGCTCTCCAGACAAAGGGGGCACCCAGCCCAGATCagccgggggggggagctgcggagaggcggcggctgctgggCACCCCCTCCCCGGGCCCCGCTCCtccatggggcggggggcagccccACTGGATGCACCCCCTTCCCGCCCTCTCGCGCTCCTCTgtcttgctgccgccgccgccgcctcctttcAGGCTCTCCGCTCAGCGCTTCGCTTCTTCCACCTGCCCAGCAGAAAACTGCAGCTCTCCAGCTGATGGCATTGCAAAGCAGAgaccgggggcgggggagagtctGAGACGCGCATGCGCCTTTGGGCTACAGCCCCCCCATTGTAAAACAATGGGGTGCCGTAGAAAcccaccctcccccctcccaagaCTGGAGCCAAAGTTTGCAAGATTTCGCGTGCATAGGAAAGAAAATCGGATAACTGACGGGCCGGTTAAAGGGGTggggttttggggtggggtggggtggggtgggggagatatttGATTTCTTTTTAGAGCGCTCTAAAAGTCACACCTGGTTATCGAGGGGCCCTGCCCACGCCCTAATTCTACCAAAATGGAGCATTTGCAGAAAATCACTTTGTGCATGCCCAGAAGTCCTCTCGTCCTATCGGTGGCTTTGTTTAACTGCAGGGCTGGGTTGGAATAACCAGGAAGCCCAAaggtgggatgtggtggtggcaagTGGTGTCCCCTGGTGTACAGCTGGAAATTGGGTAGatagactgcttctgaacatgggggTTCCATTGAAAGAGCATGGCTAATAGCCTGAGAGTTTGGCAGGGCATTCTCTCTTCCCAAAACACTAGGAGTTCTTCCTTGGCTCCTTTGCCTCCACCAGGTTCTCTTGTATCCTGCTGGACAGTTCTCCACAACTTCCATGAGGGCTGGCGACCTGAGGGACACCCCACACTTATTTGGCACAGCACCTCGAAAGCAGCACCTGAGTCCAGAGACAAGGAATGCGAAGGCTCCTCTTTGAAAGAACTCCTGGCATGGCAAAAgttcccaagtcccctccctggcagcagcatctccaagagagggctgagagagagtcctgcctgcacccttggagaagccgctgccagtctgtgcagacaatcctgagctagatagaccatatatggcagcttcctatgttcctattagagGATGAGATTTTACTTTGGACATCTTGGTGGAGCCTCCATCTTCAGGAGCAGTCTACCCTGAGCGCCAGGTGCTGGGGACAGACAGAGGTGCGGCTGTTGCCTTGATGCCCTTTGCTTCGCGTATCAGATCCAGCAACACAATTTCTTAAGAGTCTAGAGTACTTGGTGCTTTGACCTGAGTGTGGCTTTCTCTTACTGGTAGCATTTTAAAGGCCACTTGGGCAGCATAAAGTCCATTCCCCATTTTCCTAACGAAGGCAAAATATTGCTGGGTCAGACATCTCTGGAAACTGTTTACCATCTGGCCGTCGTCAGGCCAAGCTTTTAAATCGGCGACTTTGGGGGACAAAGAGGTGTGTGGATTTCTCCCATTTCACTGCTTGATGGTCCGACTGGTTCATTCTCCCGTCCCGCGCTCAAGtcccaggagaaggaggaggagttcTAACCTGAACTCCAGCATCACAGCCTGCAGCTTTCACTTCCTCTGGCTGCTCTCTCCACTCAACATTTCTGATGCACACAGAAGCATGTGTGAACGAAACCCTGCAAAAGAGCCCTCTGGAGGCAATAATCTCTGCCAGGCCCTTTGGGTACCATGTTTTACTTTTCAGACATTAAAGTGGAATTTAGGATAAGTAGGACAACGCACAAAGTAAGAAGACCACAGAAGAGGGAACGTCTTCCCCTGCCTGATCATCCCTCGGCTGGGAAGAACAAAGACATAACCATGGAACTTGGTGTGCATGTTCATGACACAATTCTCTGCTTGAAGTCTGAGCCCCATATTTGAACTCCATGCCCATTTGTTAGGAAGGGAACATGCAAAGCACACAATCCTATGATATCGAAACTGAGGCGTTCTGCCCATGGTGGTtttcctgtttgtttatttatttggagTTGATTTctgttgctttgctttgatttgattgcccttccagaaagggctcagggtggtttacacagagaaataacaaataaataagatggctccctgtccccaaagggctcacaatgtaaaaagaaacacaagctagacaccagcaacagttcactgtgctgggggtggagagggccagttactctccccttgctaaataaggagaatcgccacattaaaaggtgcctctttgcccagttagcaggggttatgcaaTACACTGAGGACTAGTTTGGCAAAAGGCagtccgggggagggggggggaatgtaaCTAAATAAATTCAGGGATGATTCTGAATGCAAAATATGGCTGTTGTTGAATGTTGGCATGTCTGATGTTTTGGGTGCAGTCATTTTTCACATGGCAAGTTGTTTGTGCCTAATGGCACTCATGTGCAAGAAATAATGAGTTAGCCatgactgtctacactgactggcagcaactctccatgtTTTTCAgatggagtctttcccaggcctacctagtGATGCTGCCAGTGgttaaacctgggacctccttCATGCAGAGTGGGTTACCTGCCACTAAACGACGGCCTCATTTCCATCATAAAGCACCATGGGATGAAACGGGCTGGGAACTCAGCTGACGTCTGTtgtgtttttgctgctgttttggtttagttttttttaaagtgttgtgtgtatttagttttgttttgtgtgtggctCTTTTGAATCGGCTTGTTGTGTGCTGCCTTGAGCCTCTCCATGTTTGGAGGGGAACAGCAGGGTGCatgcttaataaataaataaatagatgacgcagcggggaagtaacttgcctagggagcaagaggttgctggttcgaatccccgctggtatgtttccctgactatggaAATATGGTAGGTTTGCCAGACAGAACCACAGAGAAATCCGGTTGGACGTGTGATAAACCCTTCAGAAAACCTTTTATTAGCGGGTGCTTAAACCAGGAACCCCGAGAGGTGGCTGAATGTGCGAGAATGGCTGCCAAATGTGCCCTGAGAGAGAAGAGTTTCAAACcagattcccagactatgggaaactcctatatggggcagcagccacAACCTCAGCTtgaaggtagggctgggagagatgctccaggaagttttccaacggggctttgaaagccctttaactcgcatctcctctggaatggagggggtgcattcacatatcggccagatttaccccgaagtccctgcgagttatcgaggagcatttcacacacaatttgggttttttgcattggttttggggaGACAACTTAGAgttcgtaggaacataggaacagaggaagctgccatagactgagtcagaccattggtccatctagctcaggattgtcttcacagactggcagcggcttctccaaggttgcaggcaggagtctctctcagccccaccttggagatgctgctggggagggaacttgggaccttctgctcttcccagagcagcttcatcccctgaggggaagatcttgcagtgctcacacttctagtctcccattcatatgcaaccagggtggaccctgcttagctaagggtacaagtcatgcttgcgaccacaaggccagctctcctctagttcgcagtaaagcctcccagtaaactcacgggaaaggctgctgtgtgtaaaagtcccaggtcgGGCCGGGAGatcatctccaggtcgggctaggagagactcctgcctgcacccttggagagccgctgccagtcagtgtagacagtactgagctagatagaccaagggtctgactcagtaggaagccgCTTCCAATGCCCTTATGTAAAACACAGCCTCCAATGGCAGGATATAGgattgtttgggggtgggggagaccctccttccttcctccgcaAGAGGGGTCCTTTGCCTCTCAGCAACCCGCCACCGGGTCGCACAGAGAGgcacccgccccgcccccccccacaaagccGGTGAAGAGTGGAGAAAGGACTCCATTCTGCCCATGCTTGGCACGGTCCCCATGAGGAAAGAAGCCCCCTATTCATTTCCATAGGATGCagggtgggtagggatgtgcataaaaccggttctcccggttcggttcggatccgaaccgggtccgaaccggaccagggtggttcggttttggttttgccgaaccaccccccggttcggatccgaaccgaacgggttcggatctcaaaaaatagctgttttgaaaggggaccttgtgttctacctgccacccaaatttcaagtcgattggaccttcctctgatttttggcgattttttaaagttttagtgactttggggcagttcgggggcatagcatgggatctgggcaaaaggagtggggtggggtggtagtgcctaatgggtgcaggctaccaccccaatttcagggggattgggcaaagggctgatttttggtaaatttctgaaaatttcatgtctttggggcagattggggcatattggggcagaaagtgggggctggggcagaatagtggggtgtagtggtagtgcctaatgggtggaggctaccaccacaatttcagggggtttggacaaagggatgattttttgagaatttttgaagttttagtgactttggggcagtttgggggcagaaagtggatctgccccaaaatagtggggtggggtggtagtgcctaatgggtggaggctaccaccccaatttcagggggattgggcagagggctgattttttgagaatttttgaagtttgggtgtctttggggcagattgggggcagaaagtggatctgccccaaaggagtggggtgggctggtagatagtgcctaatgggtggaggctaccacccatccccaatttaagagtgattgggcagaggggtgaattatggtgaatagaaaaggtgtgaattctcattctatcatagcaaatgagatatttttcaattaaacaactctcatgaccccactttcactttttcacactttcctttactatgaataatatgaggaagtaatcaatttagcacacttcaccttatgaagacaaacctcatacaaataaattcaccataattcacccctctgcgcaatcactcttaaattggggatgggtggtagcctccatccattaggcactatctaccagcccaccccactcctttggggtagatccactttctgcccccaatctgccccaaagacacccaaacttcaaaaattctcaaaaaatcagccctctgcccaatccccctgaaattggggtggtagcctccacccattaggcactaccaccccaccccactattttggggcagatccactttctgcccccaaactgccccaaagtcactaaaacttcaaaaattctcaaaaaatcacccctttgtccaaaccccctgaaattgtggtggtagcctccacccattaggcactaccatcacaccccactattctgccccaggccccactttctgccccaatatgccccaatctgccccaaagatatgaaattttcagaaatttaccaaaaatcagccctttgcccaatccccctgaaattggggtggtagcctgcacccattaggcactaccaccccaccccactccttttgcccagatcccatgctatgctcccaaactgccccaaagtcactaaaactttaaaaattcaccaaaaatcagccctttgcccaatccccctgaaattggggtggtagactctacccattgggcactaccaccccaccccaaaattttgcccctgggcccctttttacccccacgaatcaattcggattcggattcggattaaatccgaatccgaaccaaatcaagggtgattcgggtgacccagattcgggcacaaaacaggacaggggtgattcggttcgggtccgagccaaatcacccgaaatcccaaattgcacacccctactaagcacacacacagagaagaagcaggaggcggagtgtggattctatgatagcatattagagtggattgatggtgtctcattgaaaatctcatttgctatcatagaatccacactcaatacctcagaaacaagagaaccctgtacccatgggggtgcccctaccagagatccctgtaccccatgggttagaaacccatgggggtggttggcaccctatgtgcactacaccaccacttgctctgggccaccccagcacccccatgtgcacttatagggctgctgaaagctccattataacttattatgaggaaaaaccttaaagacgcgtaaacttcaaaaatcacttaaaaatcacctctttgcccaattcctttcaaataattctgatagcttccttgcccaccctaggaactaccacccaccacactgcactctacgacacccctttccccccgacgtgaagctatacatttgctgcaatcctaattattctctatgaggaattcaaaaacacttaacaattcaccaataatcagaggagtgtccaattgccttgagattttttgggtggtaggcacccatgcctgtctaccacccaccctgcttttgtgctcctaggtcctccacaacaggggatatggactggttcgggtcccattatactcaatgagaaaaataattaaaaatatttcaaatattcataaaaaatcataggggtgtctgattgcttcagggtttgcatggttgttggcacccatgtgtgctccacaataagaaataatggcctggttcgggtcccattatatcctatgagagaaaaataaaaatattattcaaaaattcataaaaaatcgtatgagtgtccgattgctttggggtttgggtgacaggtacccctgggtgccagctaccatctgaccaattttcagctttccgaaccgatccgaaccggtgcGAACCGGTGCgaaatgaaccacccccagttcggttcggattcgaaccgaaccaggggtggttcggttcgatccgaacctccgaaccggaaccggttcggacccgaaccggttcggatccgaaccggttcgcacatccctaagggtGGGGGCCCTCCATCCTATAGAAGGGGGCTCTCATTTCCTAGCTGTTGTATAGACTCATTGCATCCCAAGCCTGGTTTCCTCTCCTTTATGCCTCGACGATCAGCTCACCCGTTGTTCCTTGTGGGAGAGACACTGTCCTCTGTTCTAGCGGCTGCTAAGCTCCTGCAGCTGGGGacggagggggcggggagggaggccgTGGGGGAGACCCACTCCTGACCCGCCTAGGGAAGTGCAGAAGTGGGCCGCGCAACGTCTATCCAGAGGTCAGAGCATCTTCGGCACAAAGAGAGGCATTTCAGGAGCATCTTCTGTCGGAAGAGAGGCACTTCAGGCTGTTTGATCGGGAGAAAAAGCACAAGCCACAGAAAGCTCACCAAGACAATTGttggtttattattttattttattttatttaacacaattATATACcgccctgggcggtttacagccaTGTCCCTGTCACCTGCTAATATCACCCTATCACCTGGtaatcagaggtagactgcctctgaatatggaggcccCATTTAGCCCTTGGGGCTAATGAGCCTGTGAGCACTTTGCAAAGAAGCTAAGAGTCCAAAGGTCTAGCTAGCCTGGGATCCTGTCTCCAACAGAGGACAGTTTCGCAGTGGGCATGAGAGTTATGGCCTCCCCTTGTTTGTTCCCCGCTTAAGCGCTTGGTTATTTGACATAGGCCCCTGCAGAAAGCTTCTGGCCCTCCAATGACAGCACCAGTCAGAAAATACAGCTGGAAGCTTCGGTGACTATAAGAGTTGGAGCTATCCTGGTACAACCTTCGGAGTCTCCGTGTCCAGCACAGCGGTAGGCCCATCTGGCTTGTGTGAATCCAAGTCTCACACATTCTTATTTAATTACTTTATTTgatgttcaatttatataccacctttcatgacACTTATCCCAGGGCGGTTTACGGAAGCTGagacaataaaattccataaaatcacattaaaatattaaaatcaattaagaaaACCAGAAAGCAAGAGCCATAAAACTAAAAACAGAAAAGCTGGAAAGGATCGACTGGCAACCCCAGTTCAgaggaccagaggagagctggtcttgtgatagcaagcatgacttgtccccttagctaagcagggtctgccctggttgcatctgaatgggagacttgatgtgtgagcactgcaagatattcccttcaaggggatggagctgctgctctggaaagagcatctgggttccaagttccctccctggcagcatctccaaggtagggctgggagagactcctgcctgcaacctgggagaagctgctgccagtctgtgaagacaatactgagctacgtagaccaatggtctgactcagtatatggcagctgcctatgttcctaacccttaAGGGGTAAatacctgaacaaataaaagagttttcagttgttttttaaaagcagccacagatgccagAGAACAgacacccactgggagagcattccagaacctgggggcaacaacagagaaggccctgttccatgtgcaTGGCAATCAAGCCTCcctcaa
Above is a window of Hemicordylus capensis ecotype Gifberg chromosome 2, rHemCap1.1.pri, whole genome shotgun sequence DNA encoding:
- the LOC128343760 gene encoding uncharacterized protein LOC128343760, encoding MQNPSSAAKRAEKGDRVPNPNRNNPKLGSSRLVSFYLAKLLQAGPQTPSAHQLQGGAGVLVDFSPPPPRPACPSIFVWQASPRNEPRSPCQECLLCAHPGGEAAGGGAGSRTAGGRTRGAATSRLLGASSNQGSPSDFCAGASAGEPRGGNRLLRSARQLGASEAATKPAGAAPASPPSRAPLPARAAAARSASAGMHDSSRQPSPAQEASSPRLSSPAAAAAQTSPAAEGAVFQRWSLSQAYLVMLPVVKPGTSFMQSGLPATKRRPHFHHKAPWDETGWELS